TTGCGGGAATTATAAATATATTTCTTGGATTATGGATTGTAAGAAAAGGAAAAACTACAAATTCTCTTGCGCTAGTTGCTGATGGGAAACATATTTTAACAGATGCTTACACAAGTATTGGAGTTGTTATTGGATTAATTTTGGTTTTAATAACAAAAATTTATTTAATCGATCCTTTGATCGCAATTTTTGTTGCTACAAATATTATTTTCACAGGATACCAGCTTATTAGAGAATCTGTTGGCGGATTAATGATGGAAACTGATAATGATCTTCTAAATAAAATTTCAGAATTACTAAATAAAATTAGAACAAATTATTTAATTGATGTTCACCAATTAAGATTCTGGAAATCTGCAAATAAAGTTTTTATAGATTTTCACTTAACTCTACCATACTTTTTTAACATAAAACAATCGCATGAAATTGAAGAAGATATATTAGAGAATTTCCAAAATACAATTCCAAATTCAGAAATTAGAATTCATTTTGATTTTTGCATTTCTAAACATTGTAAATTTTGCAATTTCGAAAATTGTGAAGTAAGACAAGAAAATTTTATTCAATTAATTGAGTGGAACCATACTAAACTTTTAAACGGACCAAATATTAAAACTTCGGATAAAGATTAAGAATATTTTAATAATTCAACTTTTCATTTTTTTTCATAGATTCTTCAGCCATTTTCGTTTTGTATAGAATAAACTTTTGCTGTAAATTTTTATCACTTGTAGCTAAAATTTGAACAGCTAGAAGTGCTGCATTTTTTGCTCCATCTATTGCTACAGTTGCAACAGGAATTCCAGGTGGCATTTGCACAATTGATAAAAGTGAATCTAATCCATCTTGAAATTTTGATTTAATTGGAACACCAATTACCGGCAAAATTGTATTTCCGGCAGTTACACCAGGAAGATGAGCTGCCATTCCTGCTGCGGCAATTATAACTTTTAAACCTCTTTCTGATGCAGATTTTGTATAATTTGAATGTTCATCCGGTGTTCTATGAGCAGATAAAATTTTAACTTCAAAAGTTACTTCAAATTCTTTGAAAACATCAAAAGCCTTTTCCATTATAGGCAAATCTGAATCGCTGCCCATAATTATTCCAATTAATGGATTATTCATAAAATTTTCCCAAAATTGATTTTAATTTTCTAATAGAAATATAGGAAGAATTGTTAAAATTTGTAATTCGAAATTTTCTAATAGGACAAATCTATTTTCTTTCTAACGAACCGGCTCCGGAAATATCGGTTGTAATATCGTTTGCATCACCATATAATTCAATATTTCCCGCTCCAGAAACATCAGCATTGATTGATTTTGAAGCATAAACCTTTGCATTTGCTGCCCCGGAAACATCAATTTTAATATTTTCCGACATAAAATCCTTTGCCATTAAATCTGCGGCTCCAGATAAATCGATATTTAAAATATTAGTACTTCCTTCAATTTCAACATAACCAGCACCGCTTAAATCAATTTCAAATCTTTCGGAATTAACTTCTTTAGCAATAACGTTATTTGCACCGGAACAATTTATTGATGAAAGTTCCGGAACAGTAATTGAAATCAGCATTTTTTTTGTGGGTCGTAAATTTTCTTTAGAATAAATGAACAATGTATTTTTTTTAACTTTTGTTTTTATTAAATCAACTAAATTTGATTCGGCATAAATTGTTAATGTTTGAGATTTTCCACTTTCTATCTCAACATCAAAATTTCCCGAAACATCAACCATTTCAAATGAATCAATATTTCTAATTTCAGAAATCTCTTCACCATTTCCTTTAATTCCACCAATTTTGCATGCATAAAAACTAACTGAAGCAATTATAATTAAAATTAAATTTTTGGTCATTTTATCTTCCAGCTTTTTGATTAAGACGAATAAATTAAAATTTTGTTCCGTAAACAATTACTCAATTTGTGATAAAAAATAAATTACTTTTAACTAAATTCATTATATTTTGCACACTAATAAATTTAATGGATTGAAAATGAAATTTCCAACCCCCTTTTTTAAATGGAGGCCTCATCCTTGGCATGGATTAGAGCTTGGAAAAAATCCGCCGTTTGTTGTAAATGCATATATTGAAATTACGCCCTTTGACTTTGTGAAATATGAAGTTGAAAAAATAACTGGATATTTAAGAGTAGATAGGCCGCATAGAACATCCTCTCAGCCACCATCTTTATATGGATTTATTCCAAAAACATATTGCGGAAATCGTGTAAGAGATCTTTCACCAAGTTCAAAAAAAGGTGATGGTGATCCTCTTGATATTTGCATTATTACTGAAAGACCAATCAATAAATCGGAAATTATTCTTGATGCAAAAGTTGTAGGCGGAATTCAAATGGTTGATCACAAGGAAGCAGATGATAAAATAATTGCTGTTTTGCATAATGATAATGTTTGGCAAGGTGCTGAAAATATTGATGATTTACCAAAAGTTATGATTGACAGATTGCGACATTATTTTCTAACCTATAAGTTAATTCCCGGCGAAAAACCAGATGTAAAAATTGATAAGATTTATGATCGGGAGCATGCATTAAAAGTAGTAGAAGCTGCAATTCTTGATTATAAAGATGAACACGGCGATTGATTTAATCTCACTAAAGGTTTTAAAATGAATTATTTGGAATCAGAAGATGTTCATCTTGTTGAATATCAGAATAAAAAAATACTATTGATTGGAACAGCACATATATCCAAAAAATCTGCTGAATTAGTTAAAGAAGTAATTACTTCTGAAAATCCAGATACTGTTTGCATTGAATTAGATGAAAACAGATTGGATGCTATTCTTAATAAAAATAGGTGGGAAAATTTAGATCTTAAAACAATTATTAAACAAAAGCAGTTAACTACTTTAATTATAAACATATTACTATCATCATATCAGAAAAAACTTGGGACTAATATTGGTGTAAATCCCGGAGTTGAACTTTTTGAGGCATATAACATTGCGAAAGAAAACAATATAAATATACAACTTTCCGATCGTGATGTAAAAATCACATTAAAAAGAGCTTGGCGGAAAATGAGTTTTTATCAAAAAGCAAAATTTATGTCAATTATAGTAGCAAGCATTTTTACAAATGAACAAATTTCCGAAGAACAATTAGAAGAATTAAAAAATAAAGATATTTTAACTGAGCTATTGAATGAACTTGGTAGTGAAATGCCAACATTGAAAACAGTTCTAATTGATGAGCGTGATTCTTATTTGGCAGAAAAAATAAAAAATGCTCCCGGAGATAAAATAGTTGCTGTTGTTGGCGCTGGTCATGTAAATGGTATAATAAATAAAATTAACAACAATGAAAATATTGAATTAAATAAAATAACAGAAATACCAGATAATTCATTGTTTACAAAAATTGCTGGTTGGTCAATTCCAATTTTAATAATTGGGTCTATTTTCTTAATTGGAATTAATAAGGGATTTGATGAAGCTGGAAATGCTGCATTAATTTGGATATTGGCAAGTGGATTACCAGCTGCAATAGGAACTTTATTCGCTTATGGACATCCATATTCAATAATTTCAGTATTTTTTGCTGCTCCAATTACAACTTTATCACCATTGATTGGTGCTGGTTATGTTGCGGCTTTTGTTCAAACTTATTTCAAACCTCCAAAAGTTTTGGAAATTCAGAATGTAAGTAATGATTTAAATAAAATCAGTAACTGGTGGAAAAATAAACTTTTACGAATTTTACTTGTATTTACTTTTTCGAGTTTAGGAAGTGCTTTAGGTGCTTATATTGGAGCTTACAAAATTTTTACAAATATCTTTTAATAAATTTTATTAATAAAATTCTAATTTATATTTTATATCATTTCGCTTAAAAGTTCTTTTCTTGGTTGCGGAATTACAACTTTATTTACAAGTAAACCCTTTTCGCTAATTAAATTTGCACCAGCATCAACAGCAGATTGAACAGCCGCAACTTCTCCGGTTAGTGTACAAAATGCTTTTCCTCCCAATGCCATTGCCAATCTAATTTCTATAATTTGCACAGAAGCAGATTTTACAGCTGCGTCTGCTCCTTCAATTAACGAGGAAACTGAAAATGATTCAATAATACCTAATGCTTCTAAATTTTCCACACCAGAATGTCCGGATAACGCTGGGAAAATATCTTTGTGAACATTTGGAATTACAAAAGTATCAATAACTGCAAATTCAATTTGAGACGCAGCTGTTTCAACTGCAGATTGAACTGCAGCAACATCTCCGCCAACTAAAACCATATATTTTCCGGAGCAAATTGTTCTCGATAAAATTAATTCAACTTCTGAAGTTTTTAACATAATATCTGCCGCTTGCATTCCAGCTGCAATACTTGATAATTCTATTAATCCAATTGAATTCATTTGCATTTTATTCTATCCTTTCAAATTCATTTTGCTGAAAATTTTAGAAATTAATTTTCAATAATTATAAAATCAGAAGTTACTTCTTTTATTTTTCCGCTAATTGAGGCATGAATATTTGCTCCCAATTTTCCATTTTCTATATTTGCAATTAATTGTCCAAAATTTACTTTTTCATCAACTTTTACAATTGGATTTGCAGAAAATCCAACATGTTGTTTCAGTAAAATTTTTACGATTTTGGGATCCGGGAAATTTCCACAATATGGGGTGTGATAATTATATTGCTCAACATTTAACCTTTTCATTAACTGTTTTATAGGAACTCTTCTGCCCTCTTTAATTGGATGAACTTTTAAAGGTTTAGTTTGCTCAAATTTTATTGAATTTTCTTTTAAATAATTTTTCCCTTGATCACATGCTTCGCGCGGATATAAATCTTCGGGACATGCATAAAGTGAACATAATCCGCATGAACAGCATAAATCAGCATATTGGTTCCAAACTTTTTCACCGCTTGCTGAAAAACCAAGTGATCTCATTACCTTATGCGGTTGAACATCATATCCTAATAAATATCTTGGGCAAAATTCTGTACAATAACTACATTGATCGCAAGCAGATTTTCCAATTCGATTCATGCTTGATTTTGAACGATTCATTCTATTTATCAAATAATGATCATTTGGTAAAATTATAAGTCCGGCAGTTGTTTTGGTAATTACTTCATCCAAATTAAACGATAATTTTCCCATCATGATTCCGGAAACAAAAATTCCATATTCTTGAATTGTTGTTCCACCAACAAAACTCAAAATATCTCTAAATGAAGTTCCAATTGGCACAAAAAAAGTTGAAGGATTTTTTACAGCTCCGGTAATACAAACGAATTTTTTCGTTACCGGAATATCTTGCGAAGCATTATAAATATTGTAAAAAGTTTCAACATTATTTACAACACAGCCAACATCAAGTGGTAAACCTTTTGGTGGAATTAATCTTTTTGTTGCATGATAAACAAGTTCATATTCATCACCGGAAGGATAAAAATCACCCAAATAGCTCATTTGAATATTAGAATTTTTTAAAAGCGGTTCAATTTCGGAAATTGCATTAGCATTTTTTGATTTTATTCCAAAATACCCCTTTTTTGCATTTGTGCTTTCATACATCAATTTCATTCCGGAAACAATTTCCGGAGCATGATTTAACATAATTTCATAATCTTTGTGTAATAGTGGTTCGCATTCAGCTCCGTTTGCCAAAATAATTTCAACATTGGATTTTGCTTTTATATGAGTTGGAAATCCAGCACCGCCAGCCCCAACAACTCCGGCATTAAATATTTTTTCCGATAAATCCAATTCTAATTCCTTTTAATTACAACTATAGTTTTATCATCTTGATATTTACTATCTGCAGTTGAAAATTTTTGAACATCTTCAATAATTAAAGCGGCAATTTGTTTTGGTGTTTTTGATTTGTTCACAATAATCAAATTTGCTAAACGATTTTCTTCATAAAATTCATATGCATTATTTGCGGCTTCGGTAATTCCATCAGAATAAATTACTAAAACATCACCCGAACTAAAATTTATACTATCTGTTTCATATTTTGAGTTTGGTGCCGGACCTAATAATGGTCCAGTTGGTTCAAGCATTAAAATTTTATTTGTTTTATTGTGATAAAACATTGGCGGATTGTGTCCGGCATTTGCATATAAAAATAATCCTTTTTTATCATCCGATAATTCACCGTAAAATAGTGAAGCAAACTTGTCATCGCTAAAAATTTTATTTACAAGTTTGTTCATCCT
The nucleotide sequence above comes from Ignavibacteriota bacterium. Encoded proteins:
- a CDS encoding cation transporter, which encodes MAKKDNFIKIKTAQISLIVGLLIFVIKISAFILTNSSAIFSDAAESIVHILATGMVLYSIILSSRPPDKSHLYGHGNIEYFSAGVEGLLIIIAALSIIYFAVSDLILGLKPNQLDTGTILIGIAGIINIFLGLWIVRKGKTTNSLALVADGKHILTDAYTSIGVVIGLILVLITKIYLIDPLIAIFVATNIIFTGYQLIRESVGGLMMETDNDLLNKISELLNKIRTNYLIDVHQLRFWKSANKVFIDFHLTLPYFFNIKQSHEIEEDILENFQNTIPNSEIRIHFDFCISKHCKFCNFENCEVRQENFIQLIEWNHTKLLNGPNIKTSDKD
- the purE gene encoding 5-(carboxyamino)imidazole ribonucleotide mutase, whose product is MNNPLIGIIMGSDSDLPIMEKAFDVFKEFEVTFEVKILSAHRTPDEHSNYTKSASERGLKVIIAAAGMAAHLPGVTAGNTILPVIGVPIKSKFQDGLDSLLSIVQMPPGIPVATVAIDGAKNAALLAVQILATSDKNLQQKFILYKTKMAEESMKKNEKLNY
- a CDS encoding DUF2807 domain-containing protein, whose translation is MTKNLILIIIASVSFYACKIGGIKGNGEEISEIRNIDSFEMVDVSGNFDVEIESGKSQTLTIYAESNLVDLIKTKVKKNTLFIYSKENLRPTKKMLISITVPELSSINCSGANNVIAKEVNSERFEIDLSGAGYVEIEGSTNILNIDLSGAADLMAKDFMSENIKIDVSGAANAKVYASKSINADVSGAGNIELYGDANDITTDISGAGSLERK
- a CDS encoding inorganic pyrophosphatase produces the protein MKFPTPFFKWRPHPWHGLELGKNPPFVVNAYIEITPFDFVKYEVEKITGYLRVDRPHRTSSQPPSLYGFIPKTYCGNRVRDLSPSSKKGDGDPLDICIITERPINKSEIILDAKVVGGIQMVDHKEADDKIIAVLHNDNVWQGAENIDDLPKVMIDRLRHYFLTYKLIPGEKPDVKIDKIYDREHALKVVEAAILDYKDEHGD
- a CDS encoding TraB/GumN family protein, producing the protein MNYLESEDVHLVEYQNKKILLIGTAHISKKSAELVKEVITSENPDTVCIELDENRLDAILNKNRWENLDLKTIIKQKQLTTLIINILLSSYQKKLGTNIGVNPGVELFEAYNIAKENNINIQLSDRDVKITLKRAWRKMSFYQKAKFMSIIVASIFTNEQISEEQLEELKNKDILTELLNELGSEMPTLKTVLIDERDSYLAEKIKNAPGDKIVAVVGAGHVNGIINKINNNENIELNKITEIPDNSLFTKIAGWSIPILIIGSIFLIGINKGFDEAGNAALIWILASGLPAAIGTLFAYGHPYSIISVFFAAPITTLSPLIGAGYVAAFVQTYFKPPKVLEIQNVSNDLNKISNWWKNKLLRILLVFTFSSLGSALGAYIGAYKIFTNIF
- a CDS encoding BMC domain-containing protein yields the protein MNSIGLIELSSIAAGMQAADIMLKTSEVELILSRTICSGKYMVLVGGDVAAVQSAVETAASQIEFAVIDTFVIPNVHKDIFPALSGHSGVENLEALGIIESFSVSSLIEGADAAVKSASVQIIEIRLAMALGGKAFCTLTGEVAAVQSAVDAGANLISEKGLLVNKVVIPQPRKELLSEMI
- a CDS encoding 4Fe-4S dicluster domain-containing protein, with the translated sequence MDLSEKIFNAGVVGAGGAGFPTHIKAKSNVEIILANGAECEPLLHKDYEIMLNHAPEIVSGMKLMYESTNAKKGYFGIKSKNANAISEIEPLLKNSNIQMSYLGDFYPSGDEYELVYHATKRLIPPKGLPLDVGCVVNNVETFYNIYNASQDIPVTKKFVCITGAVKNPSTFFVPIGTSFRDILSFVGGTTIQEYGIFVSGIMMGKLSFNLDEVITKTTAGLIILPNDHYLINRMNRSKSSMNRIGKSACDQCSYCTEFCPRYLLGYDVQPHKVMRSLGFSASGEKVWNQYADLCCSCGLCSLYACPEDLYPREACDQGKNYLKENSIKFEQTKPLKVHPIKEGRRVPIKQLMKRLNVEQYNYHTPYCGNFPDPKIVKILLKQHVGFSANPIVKVDEKVNFGQLIANIENGKLGANIHASISGKIKEVTSDFIIIEN